In Paeniglutamicibacter kerguelensis, one genomic interval encodes:
- the murG gene encoding undecaprenyldiphospho-muramoylpentapeptide beta-N-acetylglucosaminyltransferase: MTEDLRVVIAGGGTAGHVSPMIAIADAMRRMAPGTEITAVGTDSGLETRLVPEAGYELRTIAKVPMPRRPSMDLLKLPFRFSAAIKAAGRILDDAGAQAVLGVGGYVCTPVYLAARKRRLPIFVHEANARAGLANKVGARYAQGVGAAFGGTGLPGAKVVGMPMRGNIATMDRAALREGAREALGLAPGVPALVVTGGSSGAASVNAAIAGSLADLSAAGIQVLHITGRDKVVLDGEGNPLAAPGYRQVEYVDSMDQAYAAADLMVARSGAGTVCELAVAGTPAVLVPLPIGNGEQRLNAADLVAAGGALLVADADFTPEYVATTVIPLLLDNAALERMGKAASSQGRSDAAEVMAAMILDSLGRQTPPRPAVMGS, encoded by the coding sequence ATGACTGAAGACTTACGCGTGGTGATTGCCGGCGGCGGCACCGCCGGACACGTTTCCCCGATGATTGCGATTGCCGACGCCATGCGCCGGATGGCACCCGGCACCGAGATCACCGCGGTCGGCACCGACAGCGGTTTGGAGACCAGGCTGGTCCCGGAGGCGGGCTACGAGCTGCGCACCATCGCCAAGGTCCCGATGCCCAGGCGCCCGTCCATGGACCTGCTGAAGCTCCCCTTCCGTTTCTCCGCCGCCATCAAGGCCGCCGGCAGGATCCTCGATGACGCGGGTGCACAGGCGGTGCTGGGCGTCGGCGGCTACGTTTGCACCCCCGTCTACCTGGCGGCCAGGAAGCGCAGGCTGCCGATCTTCGTGCACGAGGCCAACGCGCGCGCCGGCCTGGCGAACAAGGTCGGGGCGAGGTACGCGCAGGGTGTCGGTGCGGCCTTCGGCGGCACCGGGCTTCCTGGCGCCAAGGTCGTCGGCATGCCGATGCGCGGCAACATCGCCACGATGGACCGAGCCGCCCTGCGCGAGGGCGCCCGCGAGGCCCTTGGCCTTGCCCCCGGCGTCCCGGCGCTGGTGGTGACCGGGGGCTCCTCCGGCGCGGCGTCGGTGAACGCCGCGATCGCCGGGAGCCTTGCCGACCTGTCCGCGGCCGGGATCCAGGTCCTTCACATCACCGGGCGCGACAAGGTCGTTCTGGACGGGGAGGGCAACCCGCTGGCGGCCCCGGGCTACCGCCAGGTCGAATACGTCGACTCCATGGACCAGGCCTACGCCGCCGCGGACTTGATGGTTGCCCGCTCGGGCGCCGGAACTGTGTGCGAGCTTGCCGTCGCGGGCACCCCCGCGGTGCTCGTCCCGTTGCCGATCGGCAACGGCGAACAGCGGTTGAACGCCGCGGACCTGGTCGCCGCCGGCGGCGCGCTGCTGGTCGCGGATGCCGATTTCACCCCGGAATACGTCGCCACCACGGTGATTCCGCTGCTGCTGGACAACGCCGCGCTGGAGCGGATGGGCAAGGCCGCCTCCAGCCAGGGACGCAGCGATGCGGCCGAGGTCATGGCGGCAATGATTCTTGACTCACTGGGACGCCAAACCCCTCCGCGCCCCGCCGTCATGGGAAGCTAG
- the ftsZ gene encoding cell division protein FtsZ, with amino-acid sequence MAAPQNYLAVIKVVGIGGGGVNAVNRMIEVGLRGVEFIAINTDAQALLMSDADVKLDVGRELTRGLGAGANPDVGRQAAEDHGEEIEEVLRGADMVFVTAGEGGGTGTGGAPVIARIARGLGALTIGVVTRPFTFEGRRRANSAEAGIEALRDEVDTLIVIPNDRLLSISDRNVSVLDAFRQADQVLLSGVQGITDLITTPGLINLDFADVKSVMQGAGSALMGIGSARGEDRAVKAAELAIASPLLEASIDGAHGVLLSIQGGSDLGLFEINEAARLVQEVAHPEANIIFGAVIDDALGDEARVTVIAAGFDQVDVTSAPQAALPARTVPAAPAAAPQAPFVAPVREEVRAAVATVEPAFEELPAIVEPDLSATNDDLDVPDFLK; translated from the coding sequence GTGGCAGCTCCACAGAACTACCTCGCCGTCATCAAGGTCGTCGGCATCGGCGGTGGTGGCGTCAACGCCGTCAACCGCATGATCGAAGTTGGCCTGCGAGGCGTCGAATTTATTGCAATCAACACTGATGCGCAGGCACTGCTCATGAGTGATGCAGACGTCAAGCTCGACGTTGGACGCGAACTCACGCGTGGACTTGGCGCAGGCGCCAACCCCGATGTGGGACGCCAGGCGGCCGAAGACCACGGCGAGGAAATTGAAGAAGTACTCCGCGGCGCGGACATGGTCTTCGTGACCGCAGGCGAGGGTGGTGGCACCGGCACCGGTGGCGCGCCCGTCATCGCCCGCATCGCTCGCGGCCTCGGCGCACTGACCATTGGTGTTGTCACCCGTCCGTTCACCTTCGAAGGCCGCCGCCGTGCGAACTCCGCCGAAGCCGGCATCGAAGCACTGCGCGACGAAGTCGACACCCTGATCGTGATCCCGAACGACCGTTTGCTCTCGATCTCGGACCGCAACGTTTCGGTGCTTGACGCTTTCCGCCAGGCCGACCAGGTGCTGCTTTCCGGCGTCCAGGGTATCACCGACCTGATCACCACCCCCGGCCTGATCAACCTTGACTTCGCCGACGTGAAGTCGGTCATGCAGGGTGCGGGTTCGGCCCTCATGGGCATCGGTTCGGCTCGTGGGGAGGACCGTGCCGTCAAGGCCGCGGAACTCGCCATCGCCTCGCCGCTGCTTGAGGCGTCGATCGACGGTGCCCACGGCGTCTTGCTCTCCATCCAGGGCGGATCGGACCTGGGCCTCTTCGAAATCAACGAGGCAGCCCGCCTCGTGCAGGAAGTGGCCCACCCGGAGGCGAACATCATCTTCGGCGCCGTCATTGACGACGCCCTGGGTGACGAAGCCCGCGTCACCGTCATCGCCGCAGGCTTCGACCAGGTGGACGTGACCAGCGCGCCTCAGGCCGCACTGCCGGCCCGCACGGTCCCGGCTGCCCCTGCAGCGGCTCCGCAGGCTCCTTTTGTTGCACCGGTGCGCGAGGAAGTTCGCGCAGCAGTGGCAACGGTGGAGCCCGCATTCGAGGAACTCCCAGCCATCGTCGAGCCGGACCTTTCGGCCACCAACGATGACCTGGATGTCCCGGATTTCCTGAAGTAA
- a CDS encoding cell division protein SepF has translation MAGALRKTMIYLGLAEGDENFETEQRDIEAREEVRVVEPLHEEPVAVQPAPAAPVAPRPVIENEYRAPVTPIKRAPSARDEDDSLRQITTVHPRSYNDAKIIGENFRDGIPVIMNVTDMGEADAKRLVDFSAGLVFAMHGSIERVTNKVFLLSPSTVEVLGEDKKQSEDQATFFNQS, from the coding sequence ATGGCTGGCGCACTGCGCAAGACAATGATCTACCTCGGACTCGCCGAAGGCGACGAGAACTTCGAGACGGAGCAGCGTGACATCGAAGCGCGTGAAGAAGTTCGCGTAGTTGAGCCTCTTCACGAGGAACCGGTTGCCGTCCAGCCTGCTCCGGCGGCACCAGTTGCCCCGCGACCTGTCATTGAAAACGAATACCGGGCTCCGGTAACACCCATCAAGCGCGCGCCTTCAGCTCGGGACGAGGACGATTCATTGCGTCAGATCACTACGGTTCACCCACGTTCATACAATGATGCAAAAATCATTGGCGAGAACTTCCGTGACGGCATCCCTGTCATCATGAATGTCACGGACATGGGTGAAGCCGATGCCAAGAGACTTGTTGATTTCTCGGCCGGGCTTGTTTTTGCGATGCACGGGAGCATCGAGCGGGTCACCAACAAGGTGTTCCTGCTCTCACCTTCCACCGTCGAGGTTTTGGGTGAGGACAAGAAGCAGTCCGAAGACCAAGCCACGTTCTTCAACCAGAGCTAG
- the murC gene encoding UDP-N-acetylmuramate--L-alanine ligase produces the protein MQELHTLDQLGKVHLMGIGGVGVSAVARLMLARGLTVSGTDAKELPVLDDLREAGARIHVGYAAENLGDADTVVISSIIKAGNPEYDEAVSRGLRILHRSQGLAATMEGHHVITVAGTHGKTTTTSLIAFMLREAGISPTFAIGANIASLGFNAEYGAGRVFVAEADESDASFMNYQPDVVVITNIEADHLDHYGSVEAVHQSFHAFASLLPADGLLICCADDEGSRALAARMRRERPDLRVQTYGFSEDADRRLLDAHPRDNRFACTLEWGSGQETDLEIALPGNHNLLNAAAAFAVGLDCGLDPEAAVEGLGAFTGAARRFDFRGEAGGVRVYDDYAHHPTEVLAALRAARAVAGTGAVHVLFQPHLFSRTNEFHREFGQALSLADTAYVLEIYPARETPIPGVTSELVTKELDTAGGLVSTGQAASVVAACAKPGDVIMTIGAGDVTEQGSAILAELRTRLGS, from the coding sequence ATGCAGGAATTACATACTCTCGACCAACTCGGCAAAGTCCACCTGATGGGCATCGGCGGCGTGGGGGTCTCGGCGGTTGCCAGGCTCATGCTGGCCCGCGGACTGACGGTCTCCGGAACCGACGCCAAGGAACTTCCGGTGCTCGACGACCTCCGCGAGGCCGGGGCGCGCATCCACGTCGGCTACGCGGCCGAAAACCTGGGCGATGCCGACACCGTGGTGATCTCCTCGATCATCAAGGCCGGCAACCCGGAATACGACGAGGCCGTCTCGCGCGGCCTGCGGATCCTGCACCGCTCCCAGGGACTGGCCGCGACCATGGAGGGCCACCACGTCATCACCGTGGCCGGCACCCATGGCAAGACCACAACCACGTCGCTGATCGCCTTCATGCTGCGCGAGGCGGGGATTTCCCCGACCTTTGCGATCGGCGCCAACATCGCCAGCCTCGGCTTCAACGCCGAGTACGGTGCCGGACGGGTCTTTGTCGCCGAGGCCGACGAATCCGACGCCTCGTTCATGAACTACCAGCCCGACGTCGTGGTGATCACCAACATCGAGGCAGACCACCTTGACCACTACGGCTCGGTCGAGGCGGTCCACCAGTCGTTCCACGCCTTCGCCTCGCTGCTGCCCGCCGACGGCCTGCTCATCTGCTGCGCCGACGACGAGGGCTCCCGGGCCCTGGCCGCCCGCATGCGCCGCGAGCGCCCGGACCTGCGCGTGCAGACGTACGGCTTCTCCGAGGACGCCGACCGCCGCCTGCTCGATGCGCATCCGCGGGACAACCGTTTTGCCTGCACCCTGGAATGGGGCAGCGGCCAGGAAACCGACCTGGAAATCGCGCTTCCGGGCAACCACAACCTGCTCAACGCCGCCGCCGCCTTCGCGGTGGGGCTGGATTGCGGGTTGGACCCGGAAGCCGCAGTCGAGGGCCTGGGCGCCTTCACCGGCGCCGCGCGGCGCTTCGACTTCCGCGGCGAGGCCGGCGGCGTGCGGGTCTACGACGACTACGCCCACCACCCGACCGAGGTCCTGGCTGCCCTGCGTGCCGCCCGCGCCGTCGCGGGAACCGGTGCCGTCCACGTGCTTTTCCAGCCTCACCTGTTCAGCCGCACCAACGAGTTCCACCGCGAGTTCGGCCAAGCGCTTTCGCTGGCCGACACCGCGTACGTGCTCGAGATCTACCCGGCACGCGAAACCCCGATCCCGGGCGTGACAAGTGAACTTGTCACCAAGGAACTGGACACCGCCGGTGGCTTGGTTTCCACGGGGCAGGCCGCCTCGGTGGTTGCCGCATGCGCCAAGCCGGGCGATGTCATCATGACGATCGGCGCCGGGGACGTCACCGAGCAGGGGAGCGCGATCCTGGCGGAATTGCGCACGCGCCTGGGTAGCTGA
- a CDS encoding cell division protein FtsQ/DivIB, with protein MVAKPKRAGGSNVVDLPPDPRLRTRRRWIIGISVVAAVVVALVLVLSFSPILAIKNIQVEGNSLVKEKDLQQALEPLHGVPLARVGTGRVMDLLGGQPAVKDAIVQAEVPDTLRIQIIEHHPVAVLKDGSKRSLVGADGRVLAVLGEKDKPKLPTVRSSAVINNPKVFSTLTQVLSELPDTLLAAVDHATATSKDFIELKLKDDTLVIWGNDQDSALKSKVLEALLGAPKDEESSIKVYDISSPQHPVAR; from the coding sequence ATGGTCGCCAAGCCCAAGCGTGCCGGCGGGTCCAATGTCGTGGACCTGCCGCCCGACCCCCGGCTGCGCACCCGAAGGCGCTGGATCATCGGCATCTCGGTTGTCGCTGCCGTGGTCGTTGCGCTGGTGCTGGTGCTGAGCTTCTCGCCGATCCTGGCCATCAAGAACATCCAGGTCGAGGGAAACTCGCTGGTGAAGGAAAAGGACCTCCAACAGGCGTTGGAGCCGCTGCACGGGGTGCCACTGGCGCGCGTGGGCACCGGCCGGGTCATGGACCTGCTCGGCGGGCAGCCGGCGGTCAAGGACGCGATCGTGCAGGCCGAGGTTCCCGACACCCTGAGAATCCAGATCATTGAGCACCATCCGGTGGCGGTCCTGAAGGACGGCTCGAAGCGCTCGTTGGTGGGTGCCGACGGCCGGGTTCTGGCGGTGCTGGGGGAGAAGGACAAGCCCAAGCTTCCCACGGTTCGATCCAGTGCCGTGATTAACAACCCCAAGGTGTTTTCGACGCTTACCCAAGTTCTTTCGGAACTACCGGATACACTATTGGCGGCTGTGGATCACGCAACGGCCACGAGCAAGGACTTCATTGAGCTAAAGCTCAAGGACGACACCTTGGTAATCTGGGGTAACGACCAGGACTCCGCGCTGAAAAGCAAGGTCCTCGAGGCTCTTTTAGGGGCCCCGAAGGATGAGGAGTCATCGATCAAGGTGTACGACATTTCCAGCCCGCAACACCCGGTGGCCCGGTAA
- the ftsW gene encoding putative lipid II flippase FtsW, whose amino-acid sequence MSGKTQAPRGKGGAGKAVKPGRGREPRGLAKLFSRLEDPSLRGAQINYYVVLGSTLALTLLGLIMVLSSSSVEAIARNKSPFDDFSKQAMWAVFGLLCMGALQLLPTDKLKVLAWPALGIATVLLMMVLVFGEEIYGNKNWLIIGGFSVQPSEFAKAAMALWGAAVVERKAHLMGQWKHAVVPLLAPFGGLMLLLVMIGKDLGTAMVLALILVVVMFVGGAPAKIFGIGAGVAAVGLAIAVAVAPTRLGRVTAWLFGCAADAQDYCYQAEQGIYALASGGWLGVGLGQSRQKWSHIPEAQNDFIFAVLGEEMGLLGTLFVVLLYTMLAVAMFRIAVRSETLFGRVAVSGIMAWIVGQAFVNIGMVIGLLPVIGVPLPFISSGGSALLATFLGIGVVLSFAREQRMGKQGRATPGTLPGLMAKLRGTKAN is encoded by the coding sequence GTGAGCGGCAAAACACAGGCCCCGCGCGGCAAGGGCGGCGCCGGAAAAGCGGTCAAGCCCGGCCGGGGCCGTGAACCGCGCGGACTAGCCAAATTGTTTTCGAGGCTCGAAGACCCGTCGCTGCGCGGCGCCCAGATCAACTACTACGTAGTCCTGGGCAGCACGCTGGCGCTGACCCTCCTGGGCCTGATCATGGTGCTTTCCTCCTCCTCGGTGGAGGCCATCGCCCGGAACAAGTCGCCCTTCGACGACTTCAGCAAGCAGGCCATGTGGGCCGTTTTCGGCCTGTTGTGCATGGGCGCGTTGCAGCTGCTGCCCACCGACAAGCTCAAGGTGCTGGCCTGGCCGGCATTGGGGATCGCCACGGTCCTGCTGATGATGGTGCTTGTCTTCGGCGAGGAAATCTACGGCAACAAGAACTGGCTCATCATCGGCGGCTTCTCCGTGCAGCCCTCCGAGTTCGCGAAGGCCGCCATGGCGCTGTGGGGCGCGGCGGTCGTTGAACGCAAGGCACACCTGATGGGCCAGTGGAAGCACGCGGTGGTGCCGCTCCTGGCGCCGTTCGGCGGACTCATGCTCCTGCTGGTGATGATCGGCAAGGACCTGGGCACCGCCATGGTGCTGGCGCTGATCCTGGTGGTGGTGATGTTCGTCGGCGGCGCGCCCGCCAAGATCTTCGGCATCGGCGCGGGCGTGGCGGCCGTCGGCCTGGCCATTGCAGTGGCCGTGGCCCCTACCCGTTTGGGGCGCGTCACCGCCTGGCTCTTCGGCTGCGCCGCCGATGCCCAGGACTATTGCTACCAGGCCGAACAGGGGATCTACGCACTGGCTTCCGGCGGCTGGCTGGGCGTGGGCCTGGGCCAATCACGGCAAAAGTGGTCGCACATCCCCGAGGCCCAGAACGACTTCATCTTCGCAGTGCTCGGCGAGGAAATGGGCCTGCTCGGTACGCTCTTCGTGGTGCTGCTGTACACCATGCTGGCCGTGGCCATGTTCCGCATTGCCGTGCGCTCGGAAACGCTCTTCGGGCGGGTGGCCGTCAGCGGCATCATGGCCTGGATCGTCGGCCAGGCGTTCGTGAACATCGGCATGGTCATCGGGTTGCTCCCGGTCATCGGCGTGCCGCTGCCGTTCATTTCCTCCGGCGGCTCGGCCCTGCTGGCCACGTTCCTGGGCATCGGCGTCGTGCTGTCCTTTGCCCGCGAACAACGCATGGGCAAGCAGGGCCGGGCGACACCGGGCACGCTCCCGGGGCTCATGGCCAAGCTCCGCGGCACCAAGGCCAACTAA
- the murD gene encoding UDP-N-acetylmuramoyl-L-alanine--D-glutamate ligase, which yields MADLSKLTRWESDWAGLRVVVAGLGLSGFSAADTLIELGAHVVVVDGADTEVNRSRADTLKIVGATDVLLGAAHTDTLPRINGEAPQLVIASPGWNPRQPMLAAAAEAGIEIWGDVELAWRVRTKEGRKLAEWVVITGTNGKTTTVGMTESIFKAAGLRAIAAGNVGTPILDAIRDPEGFDVIALELSSFQLHFTHTISPLASVVLNIAEDHVDWHGGFENYKADKAKIYERTRVAAIYNADERVIEAMVENADVIEGCRAVGFTTGVPSLSMVGVVEDLLVDRAFIEDRRNSAAELVPLDQIGEVVPRHTAANAAAAAALARAYGVEPAAVALGLSNFDAGDHRIQAVARRDDVLWINDSKATNPHAAGASLGAFGSVVWIAGGLSKGVDYNDLVKAHAKRLKAVVVIGTDTAKLVEALERHAPQVPVIMTAVRETGEEATGSAHGWAVMAEAVNQAAAIAEAGDTVLMAPAAASMDQFSSYAQRGNAFIDAVRALMGEDTK from the coding sequence ATGGCCGATCTTTCCAAGCTGACCCGCTGGGAATCGGACTGGGCCGGGCTGCGCGTCGTCGTGGCCGGCCTGGGCCTTTCCGGTTTCTCCGCCGCCGACACCCTGATCGAACTCGGCGCCCACGTGGTGGTCGTCGACGGGGCCGACACCGAGGTGAACCGTTCGCGTGCCGACACCCTGAAGATCGTCGGGGCAACCGACGTGCTGCTGGGCGCCGCGCACACCGACACGCTTCCGCGCATCAATGGCGAGGCCCCGCAGCTGGTCATCGCCTCGCCCGGGTGGAACCCGCGCCAGCCGATGCTTGCCGCGGCCGCCGAGGCGGGCATCGAGATCTGGGGCGACGTCGAACTCGCCTGGCGCGTGCGCACCAAGGAGGGCCGCAAGCTCGCCGAGTGGGTAGTCATCACCGGGACCAACGGCAAGACCACCACGGTGGGCATGACCGAGTCGATCTTCAAGGCCGCGGGCCTGCGCGCCATCGCCGCGGGCAACGTGGGAACCCCGATCCTTGACGCGATCCGCGACCCCGAGGGCTTCGACGTGATCGCCCTGGAGCTCTCCAGCTTCCAGCTGCACTTCACCCACACCATCTCCCCGTTGGCCTCCGTGGTGCTGAACATCGCCGAGGACCACGTGGACTGGCACGGCGGGTTCGAGAACTACAAGGCCGACAAGGCCAAGATCTACGAGCGCACCCGCGTGGCCGCGATCTACAACGCCGATGAGCGCGTGATCGAGGCCATGGTCGAAAACGCGGACGTCATCGAGGGTTGCCGTGCCGTCGGCTTCACCACGGGCGTGCCGTCGCTGAGCATGGTCGGAGTGGTCGAGGACCTGTTGGTCGACCGCGCGTTCATCGAGGACCGCCGCAACTCGGCGGCCGAGCTCGTGCCCTTGGACCAGATCGGCGAGGTCGTCCCGCGGCACACCGCCGCCAACGCCGCGGCCGCCGCGGCGCTGGCCCGCGCCTACGGCGTGGAACCCGCGGCCGTGGCGCTGGGGCTGAGCAACTTCGATGCGGGGGACCACCGCATCCAGGCCGTGGCACGGCGCGACGACGTGCTGTGGATCAACGATTCAAAGGCGACGAACCCGCACGCCGCCGGCGCCTCGCTGGGCGCCTTCGGCTCCGTGGTGTGGATCGCCGGCGGGCTTTCCAAGGGCGTTGATTACAACGACCTGGTGAAAGCCCATGCCAAGCGGCTCAAGGCCGTGGTGGTGATCGGAACCGACACCGCGAAGCTCGTTGAGGCATTGGAACGACACGCGCCGCAGGTGCCGGTGATCATGACCGCCGTGCGCGAAACTGGAGAAGAGGCAACCGGATCGGCCCACGGCTGGGCCGTGATGGCCGAGGCCGTGAACCAGGCTGCGGCGATCGCCGAGGCCGGAGACACGGTGCTCATGGCACCGGCGGCGGCCTCGATGGACCAGTTCTCCTCCTATGCACAGCGGGGCAACGCGTTTATCGACGCGGTTCGCGCCCTCATGGGAGAAGACACCAAGTAG
- a CDS encoding polyphenol oxidase family protein, producing MEQGNLAFHVPDDRDAVLLRRRGLEQGLGLGGTRFTYMDQVHSADVVTVAGAPVPSNTATCDALVSPHALEPLAVMVADCVPVVFTGTSASGAISAVAHAGRRGLLDGILSNTVARMESHGATSLEAWIGPSICGSCYEVPQQMAEESESLRPGIACATRWGSTGLDLPGEACRELESLGVMVTESGVCTFENEDYFSYRQNPDTGRLAGLVWSGT from the coding sequence ATGGAACAGGGCAACCTCGCATTCCATGTTCCGGATGATCGTGACGCCGTGCTGCTGCGGCGTCGCGGTCTGGAACAAGGCCTGGGTCTGGGTGGAACACGTTTCACCTACATGGACCAGGTCCACTCGGCGGATGTCGTTACCGTCGCGGGAGCGCCGGTTCCCTCAAACACCGCCACCTGCGATGCGCTGGTATCGCCACATGCCCTCGAGCCATTGGCCGTCATGGTCGCCGACTGTGTCCCCGTAGTTTTCACCGGCACCTCCGCGTCGGGCGCGATCAGCGCGGTGGCACACGCCGGACGTCGCGGCCTGCTGGATGGGATACTGTCCAACACGGTGGCGCGGATGGAATCCCACGGCGCCACGAGTTTGGAAGCGTGGATCGGACCGTCAATCTGCGGTTCCTGCTACGAAGTCCCACAGCAAATGGCCGAAGAGTCCGAAAGCCTGCGCCCCGGCATTGCCTGTGCGACCCGTTGGGGCAGCACCGGCCTTGACCTGCCGGGCGAGGCCTGCCGGGAGCTTGAATCGCTCGGGGTCATGGTGACGGAAAGCGGTGTTTGCACTTTCGAAAACGAAGACTACTTCTCCTACCGGCAAAACCCGGACACCGGCCGGTTGGCCGGTCTGGTTTGGTCAGGCACGTAG